From Anticarsia gemmatalis isolate Benzon Research Colony breed Stoneville strain chromosome 3, ilAntGemm2 primary, whole genome shotgun sequence, one genomic window encodes:
- the fand gene encoding pre-mRNA-splicing factor SYF1 fand codes for MPMLDGKEIDIFFSEEDLPYEEEILRNPFSVKHWLRYIEHKKGAPKNEINMIYERALKELPGSFKLWYNYLKLRRGQIKGRCITDPCYEDVNNCFERSLVFMHKMPRIWMDYCTFLTDQCKITITRKAFDSALRALPITQHHRIWPLYLNFLKKHNIPETAVRVFRRYLKLSPEDTEEYIDYLISIEKLDEAAVKLAQIVNNENFQSKHGKSNHQLWNELCELISKNPDQIHSLNVDAIIRGGLRRYTDQLGHLWNSLADYYVRSGLFERARDIYEEAIQTVTTVRDFTQVFDAYAQFEELSLSKKMEEVAKKPNPTEDDDIDLELRLARFEYLMERRLLLLNSVLLRQNPHNVAEWHKRVKLYEDKPHEIIDTYTEAVQTVDPKLAVGKLYTLWVGFAKFYEKNEQIEDARLIFEKATQVNYAKVDDLASVWCEWAEMEIRHENYEEALKLMQKATVLPSRKVAYHDDTETVQMRLYKSLKVWSMYADLEESFGTYKSCKAVYDHIIDLKIATPQIIINYGLFLEEHNYFEEAFRAYEKGIALFKWPNVYDIWNTYLTKFLKRYGGTKLERARDLFEQCLEHCPPEFAKSIFLLYAKLEEEHGLARHAMAVYERATTAVLSEEMFEMFNIYIKKAAEIYGVPKTRQIYEKAIETLPDERAREMCLRFSEMETRLGEIDRARAIYAHCSQMCDPRITAEFWNTWKEFEVRHGNEDTMREMLRIKRSVQATYNTQVNMMSAQMLSSAAQAAGTVSDLAPGMKDGMRMLEAKAAEMAVQSKGNIAFVRGETQGLNKDTGDKVVNPDEIDIDEESENSDDEEEVAPVQKKDIPAAVFGSLVKETD; via the exons atgcCTATGTTAGATGGAAAggaaattgatatatttttt AGTGAAGAGGACCTCCCATATGAAGAGGAAATATTGAGAAATCCCTTCTCAGTAAAACACTGGCTTAGATACATAGAACACAAGAAAGGTGCCCccaaaaatgaaataaacatgatataTGAGAGAGCCCTCAAGGAGCTTCCAGGTTCCTTTAAATTATGGTACAATTACCTTAAATTGAGAAGAGGTCAGATTAAAGGCAGATGTATTACTGACCCTTGTTATGAAGATGTAAACAACTGTTTTGAAAGATCACTGGTTTTCATGCACAAGATGCCTAGAATATGGATGGATTACTGTACATTCTTGACTGATCAATGTAAAATTACTATTACAAGGAAAGCTTTTGATAGTGCCCTCAGAGCTTTACCTATAACACAACATCACAGAATATGGCCACTATATTTGAACTTTCTAAAAAAGCACAATATTCCTGAAACTGCTGTAAGAGTCTTTCGAAGATATCTCAAGTTAAGTCCTGAGGATACAGAAGAATACATTGACTATCTTATATCAATTGAGAAGTTAGATGAAGCTGCTGTTAAATTGGCacaaatagtaaataatgaGAATTTTCAGTCCAAGCATGGGAAGTCAAATCATCAGCTATGGAATGAGCTGTGTGAACTTATTTCAAAAAATCCTGATCAAATACATTCCCTAAATGTAGATGCAATTATAAGAGGTGGTCTGAGGCGCTACACTGACCAACTAGGACATCTGTGGAATTCCTTAGCAGATTACTATGTCAGGAGTGGTCTTTTTGAAAGAGCAAGAGATATATATGAAGAAGCTATACAAACAGTAACAACTGTTAGAGATTTCACACAAGTATTTGATGCCTATGCACAGTTTGAAGAACTTAGTTTGAGTAAAAAAATGGAAGAAGTTGCCAAGAAACCCAACCCCACTGAAGATGATGATATTGATTTAGAACTCAGACTTGCAAGGTTTGAATACCTGATGGAAAGAAGATTGCTATTGTTGAACTCTGTACTTTTGAGACAGAACCCACATAATGTAGCTGAATGGCATAAAAGAGTTAAATTGTATGAAGATAAGCCACATGAAATCATTGACACATACACAGAAGCTGTACAAACAGTTGATCCTAAATTAGCTGTGGGCAAACTATACACTCTATGGGTTGGATTTGCAAAGTTTTATGAAAAGAATGAACAAATAGAAGATGCAAGACTTATTTTTGAAAAGGCTACACAAGTAAACTATGCCAAAGTGGATGATCTTGCTTCAGTTTGGTGTGAATGGGCTGAAATGGAGATCAGGCATGAGAACTATGAAGAGGCTCTTAAATTGATGCAAAAAGCTACTGTCCTTCCTAGCAGGAAGGTTGCTTATCATGATGATACTGAAACAGTGCAAATGAGGTTGTATAAATCTCTAAAAGTGTGGTCAATGTATGCAGATTTGGAGGAAAGTTTTGGAACTTATAAGTCTTGTAAAGCTGTTTATGACCACATCATTGACTTAAAGATTGCCACACCTcagattattataaattatggcTTATTTTTAGAAGAACACAATTACTTTGAAGAAGCATTTAGGGCTTATGAAAAGGGCATAGCATTATTTAAATGGCCAAATGTGTATGATATTTGGAATACTTATTTGACTAAGTTTTTGAAAAGATATGGAGGAACAAAACTTGAAAGAGCAAGAGATTTATTTGAACAGTGTCTGGAACATTGTCCTCCCGAGTTTGCTAAATCAATTTTCCTCCTTTATGCTAAGTTAGAAGAAGAACATGGTTTGGCAAGGCATGCTATGGCTGTTTATGAAAGAGCTACAACAGCAGTTCTCTCAGAAGAAATGTTTGAgatgttcaatatttatattaaaaaagcgGCTGAAATATATGGAGTTCCAAAAACACGCCAAATATACGAAAAGGCCATTGAAACTCTTCCAGATGAGAGGGCAAGAGAAATGTGTCTACGCTTCTCAGAAATGGAAACACGTCTTGGAGAAATTGACAGGGCCCGCGCTATATATGCACATTGTAGCCAAATGTGTGATCCACGGATCACTGCAGAATTCTGGAACACCTGGAAAGAATTCGAAGTTAGGCATGGTAATGAAGATACAATGCGAGAGATGCTTAGAATCAAGCGAAGTGTACAAGCTACTTATAACACTCAAGTCAATATGATGTCTGCCCAAATGTTAAGTTCAGCAGCTCAAGCTGCTGGCACTGTGTCAGACCTGGCTCCTGGCATGAAAGATGGTATGAGAATGTTAGAGGCAAAGGCTGCTGAGATGGCAGTACAAAGTAAGGGTAACATTGCTTTTGTGCGTGGTGAAACACAGGGTCTCAACAAAGACACTGGAGATAAGGTAGTGAATCCTGATGAAATTGACATTGATGAAGAGTCTGAAAACAGTGATGATGAAGAAGAAGTTGCACCTGTTCAAAAGAAAGATATTCCAGCTGCTGTTTTTGGTAGTCTTGTCAAAGAAACTGATTAA
- the LOC142987594 gene encoding putative alpha-aspartyl dipeptidase: MLLSKFLYQKLCYRYRSLSSPLCTAIFLQRTYHTNMSTRRQALLLSSSNCHGYSMLEFAKQEICSFLSKNNVTELVFVPYAQKDHDNYTAKIKDVIEPWGFKITGLHTFPDPGSKISSSKAIFVGGGNTFLLLKTLYEKNLVNLIKTKVDEGSLVYIGSSAGTNVATKSIHTTNDMPIIFPPSFEAIGIVPFNVNPHYIDKIESETHKGETRDQRISEYMQMSHARPVLGLREGSILHVDGFTLMLKGIAGGVLFDIVGKKEYAVGSDVSFLCEKEVC, from the exons ATGCTCCTTTCAAAGTTCCTTTATCAGAAACTGTGTTATCGCTACCGCAGTTTATCGAGCCCTTTATGCAcagcaatatttttacaaagaacTTATCACACCAATATGTCCACCCGTCGCCAAGCTCTGTTACTTTCGTCTTCGAATTGTCATGGCTATTCCATGCTGGAATTTGCTAAACAAGAAATCTGCTCATTCCTGTCAAA AAATAATGTTACAGAACTAGTCTTTGTTCCATATGCACAAAAAGATCATGACAACTATACTGCTAAGATTAAAGATGTGATTGAACCTTGGGGTTTCAAAATCACTGGATTGCATACCTTCCCTGATCCTGGAAGTAAAATTAGTTCCTCAAAGGCTATTTTTGTAGGGGGAGGAAACACTTTTCTTCTACTAAAAACACTTTATGAGAAAAATCTAgtaaatcttataaaaacaaaagtggATGAAGGTAGCCTGGTCTACATTGGAAGCAGTGCTGGAACTAATGTTGCAACCAAAAGTATTCATACTACAAATGATATGCCTATAATATTTCCTCCTAGTTTTGAAGCTATCGGAATTGTGCCTTTCAATGTTAACCCTCACTACATAGACAAAATTGAAAGTGAAACTCACAAGGGAGAGACTAGAGACCAAAGAATCTCTGAATATATGCAAATGAGCCATGCAAGACCTGTGCTGGGCTTAAGAGAAGGATCTATATTGCATGTTGATGGTTTCACATTGATGCTCAAAGGAATTGCCGGTGGTGTCTTATTTGACAT AGTTGGCAAAAAGGAGTATGCTGTTGGTTCTGATGTGTCGTTTTTATGTGAGAAGGAAGTTTGctga
- the LOC142987593 gene encoding uncharacterized protein LOC142987593, translated as MSKQGKRKITVELPKSKDLANRPSVFERLGTKKSSAKKTTEHCRQWAQNGSCAYGKSCKFASTHTLISPSKQRAANKDSEHKRPVKDDPKSRLHSTVVVRSGRSPDGEIDNWDQNDLEYADTDVLEKRRQQLQRELELQLKMDSSKDLRKEKKKTMSSTSSSRSSSSSSVSSSSSDNSSSSSSSGREARRKGKKGKLKRNSSSSSDGDVPSKKKFIKTDTLKRDKSESKKTVVKKDDRLLKKHDTPVKKKPVTKTTIGKKSLSPGKKSGGTPPITSKSLTKSTVKHGKSPQRRERRSISPHSARDKDKDRDRAKEKEREKEREKEREKERERTRVRSRSPRKARSRSPRQHASHSKDIRKKESSERSRPVSPKKQTRRDGSAERHRKRSASRDRDRGRDHKDRSLERRKDKHDDKDRHDRKDRGRDRPKESKREDSKRRGRGGDRGLGGRSASDKGLEKPNKPMERLLPRPEERLAALAAISNRALDIDKNSSTSKDRQDSHSERGGRKQDRLERDRSTKRDRLDSMDRDQGDYEMGMDRQYDNDRNLDHYDRGDDRYDDGPRDDDRSPGYNMQGRDRHYDPGYDMSGPPRGYPEDDDRLYGDHMGDHRGVDMGYDDRHPHRDRSWEGRSGSMDRERGYMHPHKEWDNEDYRAGDWGRDRRWPMHDPQMNEWGDKEADVDAWHHRGHPGPHRGRMHGKDDYGRGMRMDLRGEGNKRRPMRNEPEQTVKESTPSTQTAPAAAPRPDVEVDDKPIPDDLSEISDDPDDILNREDMADQVVDDDSQTAIPNDESVSKPEASEKESTQDTSGAGEEKESQDAKDEEDVTNLDFEEISDGELEEERTRAGLGDALGVDWASLVADVRRREQTSVSSGGARDRWRPERVLARLGLSLHMAGKDIVQDILQKNAESLQDKVSAQQSDNLESKDNIQVNGTHDDGKIDSKPDVALLHPVAAIQVAEQKRKRQRAVLFGSGCEITRGLSARRDLALRRYLCHLPTAERTGQSRVTPQASLFHAARSMLLHAPVSG; from the exons ATGTCAAAACaaggaaaaagaaaaattactgtCGAATTACCGAAATCAAAAGATCTAGCTAATAGGCCTAGTGTTTTTGAGCGACTTGGTACTAAAAAATCCAGCGCTAAAAAAACAACTGAACATTGTAGACAGTGGGCACAAAACGGGAGTTGCGCTTACGGTAAAAGTTGTAAATTTGCATCAACGCATACACTTATAAGTCCTTCCAAACAGCGCGCAGCTAACAAAGACAGTGAACATAAGCGTCCTGTGAAAGATGATCCTAAAAGTAGGTTACATTCTACCGTGGTGGTTCGATCAGGCCGTAGTCCAGATGGTGAAATCGACAACTGGGATCAAAATGACTTAGAATACGCAGACACAGACGTCCTTGAAAAACGGCGACAACAATTGCAACGTGAGTTAGAGTTGCAATTGAAAATGGACTCCAGTAAAGACTTGcgcaaagaaaaaaagaaaactatgtCAAGTACTTCCTCATCACGTAGCTCCAGTTCTTCGAGCGTGTCGTCATCTTCATCAGACAACAGCTCATCATCCTCGTCCTCGGGCAG ggaAGCTAGGCGTAAAggtaaaaaaggaaaattgaaAAGGAATTCAAGTTCCTCTTCTGATGGTGATGTCCCATCAAAgaagaaatttattaaaactgataCTCTAAAAAGAGATAAAAGTGAAAGCAAAAAAACTGTAGTGAAAAAAGACGACAGACTTTTAAAGAAACATGATACTCCTGTTAAAAAGAAGCCAGTAACTAAGACTACCATaggaaaaaaatctttatcacCAGGGAAAAAATCTGGTGGGACACCTCCAATTACATCTAAGAGCCTTACTAAAAGCACAGTTAAACATGGTAAGTCTCCACAGAGAAGAGAAAGGAGAAGTATTTCTCCACATAGTGCAAGAGATAAAGACAAAGATAGGGACCGTGCTAAAGAAAAAGAACGTGAGAAGGAAAGAGAAAAGGAGCGGGaaaaagaaagagagagaaCAAGAGTCCGTAGTAGATCTCCAAGGAAGGCTAGATCTAGGTCGCCTCGACAGCATGCTTCTCATTCCAAAGACATCAGAAAGAAGGAGAGCTCTGAACGAAGTAGACCAGTGTCTCCCAAGAAGCAAACCAGAAGGGATGGGAGTGCAGAAAGACATAGGAAGAGATCAGCCAGTAGAGACAGAGATAGGGGACGAGATCACAAAGATAGGTCATTGGAGAGAAGGAAGGACAAACATGATGATAAAGACAGGCATGATAGAAAGGATAGAGGTCGAGATAGACCTAAGGAGAGTAAACGCGAGGACAGTAAACGCAGGGGAAGGGGAGGTGATAGAGGCCTTGGTGGCAGAAGTGCATCTGACAAAGGACTGGAAAAACCTAACAAACCAATGGAAAGGCTTTTACCCAGACCAGAGGAAAGGCTAGCGGCCTTGGCAGCTATTTCAAATAGGGCTCTTGACATTGACAAAAATTCCTCAACATCTAAGGACAGACAGGATTCTCATTCTGAACGGGGTGGTCGCAAACAGGACCGACTTGAAAGAGATCGGTCAACAAAGAGAGACAGATTGGATAGCATGGATAGAGATCAAGGTGACTATGAAATGGGAATGGATCGTCAATATGATAATGATCGCAACTTGGACCATTATGATAGGGGTGATGATCGTTATGATGATGGACCCAGAGACGATGACAGGTCTCCAGGCTATAATATGCAGGGAAGAGATCGACATTATGATCCAGGTTACGATATGTCGGGACCCCCGCGAGGCTATCCCGAGGACGATGATAGGCTATATGGTGACCACATGGGTGATCACAGGGGTGTTGACATGg GTTATGATGATCGACATCCTCATCGCGACCGCTCATGGGAAGGGCGCTCTGGATCCATGGATAGAGAAAGAGGATATATGCATCCTCACAAAGAATGGGACAATGAAGACTATCGTGCTGGAGATTGGGGTAGAGACAGGCGTTGGCCAATGCATGATCCACAG ATGAACGAGTGGGGTGACAAAGAAGCAGATGTTGATGCTTGGCATCATAGAGGTCACCCAGGGCCTCATCGTGGGAGGATGCATGGTAAAG atGACTATGGACGTGGTATGAGGATGGATCTTAGAGGCGAGGGTAATAAACGGCGACCTATGAGGAATGAACCAGAGCAGACAGTCAAAGAGTCTACTCCTTCTACTCAAACGGCTCCAGCAGCAGCACCACGGCCGGATGTCGAAGTGGACGATAAACCAATACCTGATGATCTCAGTGAAATCAGTGATGACCCTGATGACATACTCAATAGGGAAGAT ATGGCTGATCAAGTTGTGGATGATGACAGTCAAACTGCTATTCCAAATGATGAGAGTGTGTCAAAGCCAGAGGCTTCTGAAAAAGAGTCTACCCag GATACAAGTGGAGCTGGTGAAGAGAAGGAATCACAGGATGCGAAAGATGAGGAAGATGTTACAAATTTGGACTTTGAAGAAATATCTGATGGAGAATTAGAAGAGGAACGTACAAGGG CCGGCTTGGGTGACGCTCTTGGCGTTGATTGGGCGAGCCTCGTAGCGGATGTACGCCGACGTGAGCAAACAAGCGTCTCTTCTGGAGGTGCCCGAGATCGTTGGAGGCCTGAGAGAGTTCTTGCAAGACTGGGTCTTTCATTGCACATGGCTGGAAAGGATATTGTACAagatattttacagaaaaatgcTGAAAGTCTACAGGATAAAGTTTCAGCACAACAGTCTGATAACTTGGAATCAAAAGATAACATTCAAGTTAATGGTACCCATGATGATGGCAAAATAGATTCTAAGCCTGATGTGGCTTTGTTACATCCTGTTGCTGCTATTCAG GTGGCAGAACAGAAACGAAAGCGACAGCGTGCTGTGCTGTTTGGATCCGGTTGTGAAATAACCCGTGGTTTAAGCGCACGACGCGATCTAGCTTTGCGACGATACTTGTGTCATTTACCTACAGCAGAGCGGACTGGCCAGTCCCGTGTGACACCGCAAGCTTCTCTGTTCCATGCTGCTAGATCCATGTTATTGCATGCTCCAGTCAGTGGCTGA
- the Fbxo42 gene encoding F-box protein 42, which produces MDVIHQSLLQQTLQSTIEDLPDEVLEFILGFLPPYKDLQNCMIVCKRWYNCAQNVLHKTSIKLIKAVGEFNILWKNIAPDMVPTITKRFSHAACVLENNMYIFGGCTTNATSFNDLWRFDLSKRQWVRPLATGTYPVPKAYTSMVHYKDCLIVFGGWTYPSHSQYYQNVTMFNEIHFYCVNTNKWALVHATNSPPPMAGHSACMKGDEMVVFGGLVMSAAQNFQIQCSNDVWVLEISSCTWRKQATTKPKPSPRYAQSLICLDSERLMLLGGVQTLHNRFVYSDCWILTMKGPTWTWKELAVKNKEWAADNIWCNPACRVGDKVVSLSRSRNGWNAAKPLVTSAVRLSALSRPEGAPVSVRIEQSLQRPLDRDLNINGRRGVLPRRPSNPPRQEQNNHDEPVAGPSNEQGQLQNQAVSNENNSELNGLAGPSADSRQNGLDAGKKELAMRRNKNKNKGMKIVRQLQEANKYRMAAFACDPSNNTAPENDLINQRQIAHLENRREPPPSPPNPQPRQPAVKKIRRNTLTMHVLDISTVLNENSFNYVSWLCPRLGEMTGAPEELVMYSLVKGNGELIMFGGVYNDISSLNYSEPHSMYSNSLHFITPPRDII; this is translated from the exons ATGGACGTGATACATCAGTCTTTGCTGCAGCAAACATTGCAGAGCACCATTGAAGACCTTCCAGACGAGGTGCTGGAATTTATTTTGGGGTTTTTGCCACCGTACAAAGATTTACAGAATTGTATGATAGTTTGCAAACGATGGTATAATTGCGCACAAA atgttctacataaaacttcaataaaattaattaaagcagTGGgggaatttaatatattatggaaAAACATAGCTCCTGATATGGTGCCAACAATTACGAAAAGATTTTCACATGCAGCTTGTGTTCTTGAGaacaatatgtatatatttgGAGGTTGTACCACTAACGCTACATCGTTCAATGATCTCTGGAGGTTTGATTTGTCTAAAAGACAATGGGTAAGACCCCTGGCAACAGGTACATATCCTGTTCCTAAAGCTTACACTTCAATGGTTCATTATAAAGACTGTCTTATAGTTTTTGGAGGCTGGACATATCCTTCTCATTCTCagtattatcaaaatgttacaaTGTTCAATGAAATACATTTCTACTGTGTGAACACTAACAAATGGGCACTAGTACATGCAACTAACAGTCCACCACCAATGGCAGGGCATTCAGCGTGCATGAAAGGTGATGAAATGGTTGTATTTGGTGGGCTGGTCATGTCTGCTGCTCAAAATTTTCAGATACAGTGCTCTAATGATGTATGGGTTTTAGAAATTAGTTCATGTACTTGGAGGAAGCAAGCTACAACTAAACCCAAACCATCACCAAGATATGCCCAATCTCTGATATGTTTAGATTCAGAAAGATTAATGCTGTTAGGAGGGGTTCAGACACTTCACAACCGCTTTGTCTACAGTGACTGTTGGATATTAACTATGAAAGGACCAACTTGGACATGGAAAGAGTTAGCTGTGAAAAATAAGGAATGGGCTGCAGACAACATATGGTGTAATCCTGCATGTAGAGTTGGAGATAAGGTTGTGAGTTTAAGTAGAAGTAGAAACGGTTGGAATGCAGCTAAGCCATTAGTCACTTCTGCAGTTAGGTTGTCTGCTCTGAGTAGACCTGAAGGAGCACCTGTGTCAGTTCGCATAGAGCAAAGCCTACAGAGACCTTTGGATAGAGATCTGAATATTAATGGTAGGAGAGGGGTGTTGCCAAGAAGACCTTCTAACCCACCTAGACAAGAGCAAAATAATCATGATGAACCAGTAGCTGGTCCCAGTAATGAACAGGGCCAACTCCAAAACCAAGCAGTGAGTAATGAAAATAATTCTGAGTTAAATGGTCTTGCTGGCCCAAGTGCAGATTCCAGACAAAATGGTTTAGATGCTGGTAAAAAAGAACTTGCAAtgagaagaaataaaaataag AATAAAGGAATGAAAATAGTGAGACAGTTACAAGAAGCAAATAAGTACAGGATGGCAGCCTTTGCCTGTGATCCGTCCAATAACACTGCCCCTGAAAATGATCTCATAAATCAAAGACAAATAGCTCATTTAGAGAATAGAAGGGAACCACCACCTTCCCCACCAAACCCACAACCAAGACAGCCAGCAGTGAAGAAGATCCGACGCAACACTCTTACTATGCATGTATTAGATATCTCAacagttttaaatgaaaactcaTTCAATTATGTGTCTTGGCTCTGCCCTCGTCTCGGCGAAATGACAGGGGCTCCAGAAGAGTTAGTTATGTATTCATTAGTGAAAGGTAATGGAGAACTAATAATGTTTGGTGGAGTTTATAATGATATCAGTTCCCTAAATTACTCTGAACCACACAGTATGTACTCAAACTCATTGCATTTTATTACACCACCTAgagatataatataa